In the genome of Desulfofarcimen acetoxidans DSM 771, one region contains:
- a CDS encoding recombinase family protein, with protein MQAATAKKKSISMIPSKPEYDRSIKPQFKALRVAAYCRVSTTLEQQETSYEAQVSYYTEKIKSNPNWKLAGIYADDGKSATNTKKREDFNAMIEDCMAGKIDMVITKSVSRFARNTVDSLQNIRKLKEKNIAVFFEKEGVNTLEGTGELLITILSSQAQEESRNLSENTRWGLVRRFENGVVSVNHNKFLGYTKDKNGELVIVPEEAELVRRIFRLYLEGSSSIQIAKILESEGVLTVTGKSKWCSTVIDKMLLNEKYMGDVLQQKTYTIDFLTKKRVKNKGIVPQYYIEDDHEAIIPKELYYQVQEEKARRASLCKQAMSRKAKRDEKEKSRYSSKFALSDIMVCRECGQPYRRQVWSKYGQKNAVWRCENRLKNGTKNCKHSPTYKEVMLYEAIMAAINSVVENRGEFVGAFRENVIRVIGSYSTKNLSTEYDMQIEKLQTEMLALIEENAKQGVVTEDFDERYKGISERINDMKQKKLDQVRELKMAENYQQRLNDMDACLKKTTCDVRDFDHDLVRRLLQSVKAIRDDEIEIQFKSGIVMKQRVSYFD; from the coding sequence ATGCAGGCAGCGACAGCCAAAAAGAAAAGCATATCCATGATACCCTCCAAGCCGGAATACGACAGGAGTATAAAGCCTCAGTTTAAAGCCCTGCGGGTAGCGGCATACTGCCGAGTCAGCACCACGCTGGAGCAGCAGGAAACCAGCTATGAAGCCCAAGTTTCCTATTATACGGAAAAAATAAAGAGCAATCCCAACTGGAAGCTCGCCGGGATCTACGCCGATGACGGTAAAAGTGCCACCAACACCAAAAAGCGCGAGGACTTCAATGCCATGATCGAGGACTGCATGGCTGGGAAAATCGACATGGTCATCACCAAGTCTGTCAGCCGCTTTGCTAGGAACACAGTGGATAGTCTTCAGAACATCCGCAAGCTCAAGGAAAAGAACATCGCCGTGTTCTTCGAGAAAGAGGGCGTGAATACGCTGGAGGGTACCGGCGAGCTTTTAATAACCATCTTAAGCAGCCAGGCACAGGAGGAAAGCCGTAACCTCAGTGAGAATACCCGGTGGGGTCTGGTAAGGCGGTTTGAGAACGGCGTCGTCTCAGTCAACCACAACAAGTTTTTAGGCTACACCAAAGATAAGAACGGTGAGCTGGTCATCGTGCCGGAAGAAGCCGAGTTGGTCAGACGGATTTTCCGGCTTTATCTTGAAGGCAGCAGTTCAATACAGATAGCCAAGATATTAGAATCAGAAGGTGTCCTTACCGTTACCGGCAAAAGTAAATGGTGCTCCACTGTCATAGATAAAATGCTACTTAACGAAAAATATATGGGCGACGTCCTTCAGCAAAAGACCTATACCATCGATTTCCTCACCAAAAAACGTGTGAAAAACAAAGGTATTGTCCCGCAGTATTACATAGAGGACGACCACGAGGCCATCATCCCAAAGGAATTATATTATCAGGTGCAGGAGGAAAAGGCGAGGCGGGCAAGCCTCTGTAAACAGGCGATGTCTCGAAAAGCAAAGCGGGATGAAAAAGAAAAAAGCAGGTACAGCTCCAAATTCGCCCTGTCCGACATTATGGTCTGCAGGGAATGCGGACAGCCCTACCGCAGGCAGGTCTGGTCGAAATATGGCCAGAAAAACGCCGTGTGGCGGTGTGAGAACCGCCTGAAGAACGGGACCAAGAACTGCAAGCACTCCCCCACCTACAAAGAGGTCATGCTGTATGAAGCCATAATGGCCGCTATCAACAGTGTCGTGGAAAATCGCGGTGAGTTTGTCGGCGCCTTCCGGGAAAATGTCATCAGGGTCATCGGCAGTTACTCTACCAAGAATTTATCTACCGAATATGACATGCAGATAGAAAAGCTCCAAACCGAGATGCTGGCTCTGATAGAGGAAAACGCCAAGCAAGGCGTTGTAACGGAGGATTTTGACGAACGGTATAAAGGGATCTCCGAGCGGATAAACGACATGAAGCAAAAGAAGCTGGATCAGGTTCGGGAGCTGAAAATGGCTGAGAATTATCAGCAACGGCTCAACGATATGGACGCCTGCCTGAAGAAAACCACCTGCGATGTCAGGGACTTTGACCATGACCTTGTTCGAAGGCTCCTGCAGAGCGTCAAGGCCATCAGGGATGACGAGATAGAAATCCAGTTTAAATCCGGCATTGTAATGAAGCAGAGGGTTTCATACTTTGATTAA
- a CDS encoding recombinase family protein, producing the protein MKKKLTIIPTQERHDQSIQAKTVCLRVAAYCRVSTVYERQENSYDAQVACYMDKIANNPDWVLAGIYSDNGRSATNTKKRDDFNALIDDCAAGKIDLVITKSVSRFARNTVDSLLFIRKLKEMNIGVIFEKEGINTLESTGELLITVLSGQAQEESRNISENTRWGIVRQFEKGVFHVNYKKFMGYTMDENGQLIIVPEEAEIVRMIFQLYMEGRSYIQICQALENSGIKTVTGNSKWRDSTLIKMLSNEKYMGDALLQKTYTINFLTKKRVVNKGIVPQYYVKNNHEAIIPADLFQSVQDEKLRRINMSCGESALKQKYSALYAISNIMICGECGYPYRRVTRARRGKSKVVWRCKNRLMNGNRFCTNSPTLDEGTLHKMIAAAINRNAKAKAIKDYFLPANQYDDRLSRVLIERIKVKQDGKLRITFKK; encoded by the coding sequence TTGAAAAAGAAACTGACCATTATTCCAACACAAGAGCGGCATGATCAAAGTATTCAAGCAAAAACGGTCTGTTTGCGGGTAGCCGCTTATTGCCGTGTTAGCACGGTTTACGAGCGGCAGGAAAACAGCTATGACGCGCAGGTCGCTTGTTACATGGACAAGATAGCGAATAATCCCGACTGGGTTCTGGCCGGCATATATTCCGATAATGGGAGAAGTGCCACCAATACCAAAAAGCGCGATGATTTCAACGCCTTAATTGATGACTGCGCGGCCGGGAAAATTGATTTGGTGATCACCAAATCTGTCAGCCGCTTTGCCCGGAACACGGTGGATTCTTTACTGTTCATCCGAAAGCTCAAAGAGATGAATATCGGAGTCATATTCGAAAAGGAAGGTATCAACACACTGGAAAGTACAGGTGAATTGCTGATCACGGTTTTAAGCGGCCAGGCGCAGGAAGAAAGCCGGAATATAAGTGAGAACACCCGATGGGGTATCGTCCGACAGTTTGAGAAAGGCGTCTTTCATGTAAACTATAAAAAGTTTATGGGCTATACCATGGACGAAAACGGGCAGTTGATTATTGTGCCGGAAGAAGCCGAAATCGTCAGAATGATTTTTCAGCTGTATATGGAAGGGCGAAGCTATATTCAAATATGTCAGGCTCTGGAAAACTCAGGCATAAAAACAGTTACGGGGAATTCCAAGTGGCGGGACAGTACCCTCATCAAAATGCTGAGTAATGAAAAATATATGGGAGATGCCCTGCTCCAGAAAACCTATACCATCAATTTTCTGACAAAAAAGAGGGTAGTCAACAAAGGCATCGTACCTCAATACTACGTTAAGAACAATCATGAAGCCATTATTCCCGCGGATTTATTCCAAAGCGTTCAGGATGAAAAGCTCAGGCGAATCAATATGTCATGTGGGGAAAGCGCGCTGAAACAAAAATACAGCGCCCTGTACGCGATATCAAACATCATGATATGCGGCGAATGCGGATATCCCTATCGCAGGGTGACACGCGCGAGGAGAGGTAAATCCAAAGTCGTATGGCGCTGCAAAAACAGACTCATGAATGGGAACCGGTTTTGTACCAATTCTCCGACACTTGATGAGGGCACTCTCCACAAAATGATTGCCGCCGCGATAAACAGAAATGCCAAAGCAAAAGCGATAAAAGACTACTTCCTCCCTGCTAATCAATATGACGATAGGCTATCGCGGGTTTTGATAGAACGCATCAAGGTTAAACAGGATGGAAAGCTGCGTATTACATTTAAGAAATGA
- a CDS encoding YecA family protein — MDLDQIKQYLSQHNMSDFDANIKAYLKELKAEAVAQNNEALANEIWCLETISEIQRAYISAFNSIKDGKHFDAWNSYDSVDIKLSFLRKHFDYSGNLYDLEFIEEYTRKYQKLFPYQFFMSREAVIKKESCSICGRINTIRSRCEHEVGGLYMGEMCCRVVEDVEFLAESIVTNPFDKCTVLFPEGMEYNYEALDILFKGLDTPYDRWMLEIEKRLKPEFVGAQRNAPCPCGSAKKYKKCCYGTDSELMDHNKITLLDRSDFTPVPYKTMGTWKEKEQK, encoded by the coding sequence ATGGACTTAGATCAAATTAAGCAGTACCTGAGCCAACATAATATGTCGGACTTCGATGCCAACATCAAGGCATATTTAAAGGAATTAAAAGCTGAAGCTGTCGCTCAAAATAATGAGGCTCTTGCTAATGAGATATGGTGTTTGGAGACGATCAGTGAAATACAGCGGGCATATATTAGTGCTTTCAATTCCATCAAAGATGGGAAGCATTTTGATGCATGGAACTCATATGATTCTGTTGATATAAAGCTGAGCTTCTTGCGAAAGCACTTTGATTACAGCGGTAATTTATATGACTTAGAGTTTATCGAAGAATATACGAGGAAATACCAGAAACTATTCCCGTATCAGTTTTTTATGAGCCGTGAAGCGGTAATTAAGAAAGAGTCATGCTCGATATGCGGTAGAATAAACACTATCAGGAGCAGATGTGAGCATGAAGTCGGAGGACTCTACATGGGCGAAATGTGTTGCCGGGTGGTCGAAGATGTGGAGTTTCTCGCTGAATCCATTGTGACAAACCCGTTTGATAAATGTACCGTTTTGTTCCCAGAGGGGATGGAGTATAACTATGAGGCATTAGACATTCTATTCAAAGGTCTGGATACTCCATATGACAGATGGATGTTGGAGATAGAGAAAAGGCTGAAACCAGAATTTGTGGGTGCTCAGAGAAACGCTCCTTGTCCTTGCGGAAGTGCCAAGAAGTATAAGAAATGCTGTTACGGAACGGATTCTGAATTAATGGATCACAACAAGATTACGTTATTGGACAGGTCGGATTTTACTCCCGTGCCTTATAAGACCATGGGTACATGGAAGGAGAAGGAGCAGAAATAG
- a CDS encoding Eco29kI family restriction endonuclease, which yields MKNNDIPVIKPFNPLDKKHLGESAAEALLATDVHPIPPEPFIGAGVYALYYTGPFSGYKELAAVNRDNQFRCPIYVGKAVPAGARKGGLGLEVDHGQALQKRLAEHGESITAATNLDINDFYCRFLVVDDIWIPLTESLLIERFQPVWNRVLDGFGNHDPGSGRYNGMMPQWDCLHPGRAWATRLKPCQYTAEQVEQRVAEYLHNFFNS from the coding sequence ATGAAAAACAACGACATTCCGGTTATAAAGCCGTTTAATCCACTGGATAAAAAACATCTCGGCGAAAGCGCCGCAGAAGCATTACTCGCGACAGACGTTCATCCCATACCACCCGAACCTTTTATAGGGGCGGGTGTATATGCTTTGTATTATACCGGCCCTTTTTCAGGTTATAAGGAACTTGCCGCAGTCAATCGGGATAATCAGTTCCGCTGCCCTATTTATGTTGGTAAGGCGGTTCCGGCCGGAGCGCGTAAAGGTGGGTTAGGTCTGGAGGTTGACCATGGACAAGCTCTTCAAAAAAGGCTTGCGGAGCATGGGGAATCAATAACCGCCGCCACAAATCTGGATATCAACGACTTTTACTGCCGTTTTCTCGTTGTGGACGATATCTGGATTCCACTTACGGAGTCTTTGCTAATTGAGAGATTTCAGCCGGTATGGAACCGTGTGCTTGACGGCTTCGGAAATCATGATCCCGGCAGTGGCAGGTATAATGGCATGATGCCGCAATGGGACTGTTTGCATCCAGGTCGTGCCTGGGCGACACGTTTAAAACCGTGCCAATACACAGCTGAGCAGGTAGAGCAGCGCGTGGCTGAATACTTACATAATTTCTTTAATAGCTAA
- a CDS encoding helix-turn-helix domain-containing protein, protein MALSYKKLWKLLIDRNMKKKDLRELSGISPASMAKLGKNENVTTDVLLKVCTALKCDISDIMEIEED, encoded by the coding sequence ATGGCGCTCAGCTACAAAAAGCTGTGGAAGCTCCTTATTGATAGAAATATGAAAAAGAAGGATCTGCGGGAGTTATCCGGTATAAGCCCGGCTTCGATGGCTAAGCTGGGGAAGAACGAAAACGTCACCACCGACGTGCTCCTGAAGGTTTGCACTGCCCTAAAATGCGATATTTCAGATATCATGGAAATTGAAGAGGATTAA
- a CDS encoding DNA cytosine methyltransferase: MLVLYSSIELFSGTGGLALGLQKSGFDHRALLEWDKDSCDNIKANIERGFPLVQNWNVIQTDVKLVHYDDFGEGIKLVAGGPPCQPFSLGGKHQAYNDKRDMFPEAVRAVRELKPQAFIFENVKGLLRKSFSTYFNYIILQLSHPEVTIKDGMTWLEHLKALEEYHTSVGDHGLSYNVVFRLVNAADYGVPQSRHRVIIVGFRNDLNANWSFPDATHSQDALRYSKWISGEYWEEHKIAKAKRPTISETERLRIRKATERGELLGRWQTVRDAFLGLSDPRKSQRNSKFENHEFRAGAKPYPGHSGSVMDEPSKTLKAGDHGVPGGENMIVLDDGSLRYYTVRESARLQTFPDEYVFHGSWTESMRQIGNAVPVQLANIIGSSVYHQLERLNEYEKQRHSGYKAV; the protein is encoded by the coding sequence GTGCTCGTATTGTACAGCTCAATTGAATTGTTCAGTGGGACCGGAGGTCTCGCGTTAGGATTACAAAAGTCAGGGTTTGACCATCGGGCTTTACTCGAATGGGATAAGGACTCGTGCGACAATATCAAGGCTAACATTGAACGGGGCTTTCCCCTTGTCCAGAACTGGAATGTCATCCAGACCGACGTGAAATTGGTACATTACGACGATTTTGGTGAAGGCATTAAATTAGTGGCCGGAGGGCCTCCCTGCCAGCCATTTTCTTTAGGCGGTAAGCATCAGGCATATAACGATAAAAGGGATATGTTCCCCGAAGCCGTTAGAGCTGTAAGGGAGCTGAAGCCACAAGCGTTTATTTTTGAAAATGTGAAGGGGTTGCTGAGAAAGTCCTTCAGTACATACTTTAACTATATCATCCTGCAGCTGTCACATCCCGAAGTGACAATCAAGGATGGAATGACTTGGCTCGAACACCTGAAAGCACTGGAAGAATACCATACATCCGTTGGTGACCACGGACTTTCATATAACGTAGTCTTCCGGCTGGTTAATGCCGCCGATTATGGCGTCCCGCAGTCCAGGCACCGTGTGATTATCGTCGGATTCCGAAACGACCTGAACGCCAACTGGTCATTCCCGGACGCCACGCATTCGCAGGACGCTCTGCGATACTCCAAATGGATCAGCGGAGAGTATTGGGAAGAACACAAAATAGCAAAGGCGAAACGCCCGACGATATCAGAAACGGAGCGGCTCAGGATTCGGAAGGCAACGGAACGCGGAGAGCTTCTTGGCCGGTGGCAAACCGTGCGCGATGCTTTTCTCGGATTGTCTGACCCCCGAAAGAGCCAAAGAAACAGCAAATTTGAAAATCACGAATTCAGAGCTGGAGCCAAGCCGTATCCAGGGCACTCCGGAAGTGTCATGGACGAACCGTCGAAGACCCTGAAAGCCGGAGATCACGGTGTTCCAGGGGGCGAGAATATGATCGTGTTGGATGACGGTTCGCTCAGATATTATACAGTGAGAGAAAGCGCAAGGCTGCAGACCTTCCCTGACGAATATGTCTTCCACGGCTCGTGGACAGAGAGTATGCGGCAAATCGGAAACGCTGTACCCGTACAGCTGGCTAATATTATTGGCAGCTCGGTTTATCACCAACTTGAAAGGTTGAATGAATATGAAAAACAACGACATTCCGGTTATAAAGCCGTTTAA
- a CDS encoding recombinase family protein, whose product MAKKIVKIDPVKQQITKQLQPQKRVCAYCRVSTDSREQHNSFSVQLEYYKSFIENHEDWQFAGIYADEARSGTKLQKRDDFLRMMKDCEDGKVDMIITKSVTRFARNTVDSIQAIRRLKELGVAVFFEKENINSLSEKSEQMLTILSSLAQGEAESVSTNNKWAAIKRFQDGTFILGTPAYGYTKDENGELVIQEEAAAVVRRIFHEYLNGKGTYAIAKDLSEEGLPTIRSAEKWNDGVIKEMLLNPIYTGKLLHQKTMTTEVLPFRRQRNKGQLPQYLIEDNHAAIISQDQAEEVKEIFEYRRKQMGVDDLEKYQSRYAFSSKILCGECGSLFRRQKIYIGKPYEKIQWCCRQHIFDSTKCGQKAVREDDVQWAFTTIWNKLVSNYTEILTPLLEVLKKLRIDEQQEQEIGECGNRIMELTEQGHILSRLVSKGYIDHAVFIERQNALTIELAAAKKKRSQLLDNNGFDREIDGTEQLIELIRNNPHVIEEYREDLFLQAIDKVIVQKNGQITFWLINRLELSESIRKEAAEDGAKAYAHRI is encoded by the coding sequence ATGGCAAAGAAAATAGTAAAAATCGATCCTGTTAAGCAACAGATCACAAAGCAGTTACAGCCCCAGAAACGGGTTTGCGCCTACTGCCGGGTAAGTACCGACTCCCGTGAGCAGCACAATTCTTTCTCTGTACAGTTGGAATATTATAAAAGCTTTATTGAAAATCATGAGGACTGGCAGTTTGCTGGTATCTATGCTGACGAAGCCCGAAGCGGGACGAAGCTGCAAAAAAGAGATGACTTTTTAAGGATGATGAAGGACTGCGAAGATGGCAAGGTCGATATGATTATCACGAAATCCGTGACCCGCTTCGCAAGAAACACAGTGGACAGCATCCAGGCAATCCGGAGACTGAAGGAGCTTGGCGTTGCTGTCTTTTTTGAAAAGGAAAATATCAACAGCCTTTCGGAGAAAAGCGAACAAATGCTGACCATCTTAAGCTCTCTGGCACAGGGAGAAGCGGAAAGCGTTTCCACCAACAACAAGTGGGCGGCGATAAAACGCTTTCAGGACGGTACCTTCATCCTCGGAACTCCCGCATACGGCTATACCAAGGATGAAAACGGCGAGCTGGTCATACAGGAGGAAGCAGCCGCGGTGGTCCGCCGTATCTTCCACGAATACTTAAATGGCAAGGGTACATATGCCATCGCTAAGGATTTATCGGAGGAAGGACTCCCCACGATACGCTCGGCTGAGAAATGGAATGACGGCGTGATAAAGGAAATGCTCCTAAATCCCATTTATACCGGCAAGCTGCTTCATCAGAAAACCATGACCACAGAGGTGCTACCCTTTAGGCGGCAGAGAAACAAAGGCCAGCTTCCTCAGTACCTGATTGAGGATAACCATGCAGCCATTATCTCGCAGGATCAGGCGGAGGAAGTCAAAGAAATTTTTGAATACCGCAGAAAGCAGATGGGGGTGGATGATTTGGAGAAATACCAAAGCCGGTATGCCTTCAGCAGTAAAATCCTCTGCGGAGAATGCGGCAGCCTGTTCCGGAGGCAGAAAATCTACATCGGCAAGCCATATGAAAAAATCCAATGGTGCTGCCGCCAGCACATATTCGATAGCACAAAATGCGGTCAAAAGGCAGTCCGGGAGGATGATGTTCAATGGGCTTTCACCACAATTTGGAACAAGCTCGTAAGCAATTATACCGAAATCCTCACTCCCCTTCTGGAGGTGCTTAAAAAGCTCCGGATAGACGAACAGCAGGAGCAGGAAATCGGAGAATGCGGTAACCGGATCATGGAACTGACAGAGCAGGGTCATATACTCAGCAGACTGGTATCGAAGGGGTATATCGACCACGCGGTTTTTATAGAGCGTCAAAACGCTCTGACTATAGAGCTTGCCGCAGCTAAAAAGAAACGGAGCCAGCTGCTGGATAATAACGGCTTCGACCGAGAGATAGACGGAACAGAACAGCTAATAGAGCTAATCAGAAACAATCCTCACGTTATTGAAGAATACCGTGAGGATTTATTTTTACAGGCTATTGACAAAGTCATCGTACAGAAAAACGGACAAATCACCTTCTGGCTCATCAACCGGCTGGAATTGTCCGAGTCAATCAGGAAGGAGGCGGCAGAGGATGGTGCAAAGGCATATGCCCATAGGATATAG
- a CDS encoding SEC-C metal-binding domain-containing protein, whose translation MGRVTTPRVITQQIRQLCQSISEYEPAYVEVKADPRSLINECFPNVAAHVKEYGGQSVFGRCIWQRANVLIEAEAHAVWRSPSGDMVDITPHNNGEDSILFLVDPQMAYDGNCIPNIRKALTSSPLVAEFITLFNERDQIAAKSKGNTFSLPADMVRRMFEIEQILNQRVSRNDPCPCQSGIKYKKCCGSYET comes from the coding sequence ATGGGAAGAGTGACCACCCCACGAGTTATTACACAGCAGATTAGGCAGCTATGCCAATCCATATCTGAATATGAACCTGCATATGTCGAGGTTAAAGCTGATCCAAGAAGTCTCATTAACGAGTGTTTCCCGAACGTTGCCGCACATGTTAAAGAGTATGGTGGTCAAAGCGTTTTCGGTAGGTGCATTTGGCAAAGAGCGAATGTCTTAATTGAAGCCGAGGCTCATGCCGTATGGCGGTCTCCAAGCGGTGACATGGTTGATATTACCCCGCACAACAATGGAGAAGATTCCATCTTGTTTTTAGTCGATCCCCAAATGGCATATGACGGCAATTGCATACCTAATATTCGAAAGGCATTGACTTCATCCCCATTGGTGGCGGAGTTCATTACTCTTTTTAATGAGCGTGACCAAATAGCGGCAAAGTCAAAAGGAAATACATTTTCATTACCGGCTGATATGGTCAGGCGGATGTTTGAAATTGAGCAAATCCTAAACCAGCGGGTTAGCCGCAATGATCCGTGCCCATGCCAATCTGGCATTAAATATAAGAAATGCTGCGGCAGTTACGAAACATAA
- a CDS encoding SAP domain-containing protein: MSFFDIFKGKQKPDKISKPSEAPRAAERQPKDNISSFIKMTTEILPSAPDDVIPVEKRIKGAIASKHGLYPHEVLVLDYAGSFYTDSNSFQGFWWYRYGVRDVGKCLHSLMNRAFLQMGDLHSAIALENATVLKEELKKHGLKVSGKKDELVQRLMSEVKQEELNSRFAKRTYQLTDLGKLALEEEGYVPYIHRHTLEDLDIWSLNRIIHDPPYMPYRDKIWGYLNKRGMEHFAGHNFGLYRNCRHSMSTFLMEENKIRDALGMLSEVVFYDLSGLSNNYDPQFLDIYAQSFFPYKDSIVTMAPGITSAVIHCQKELNMSDEELKTAMLERMNRLSAPLHLFTPEECVDVVLMESREDTEALTKIYAKAKRRFKQKYPNIKC, translated from the coding sequence GTGTCATTCTTCGATATATTTAAGGGAAAACAGAAGCCAGACAAAATTAGTAAGCCATCTGAAGCGCCGAGAGCTGCTGAAAGGCAACCCAAGGATAACATATCGTCATTTATTAAGATGACAACGGAGATATTACCCTCTGCGCCAGATGATGTTATTCCTGTTGAGAAAAGAATCAAAGGCGCCATTGCAAGCAAGCATGGGCTGTATCCGCACGAAGTGTTGGTTCTTGATTATGCTGGTTCTTTTTATACGGATAGTAACTCGTTTCAAGGTTTTTGGTGGTATCGGTATGGTGTAAGGGATGTCGGAAAATGTCTGCATTCCCTGATGAATCGAGCATTCTTGCAAATGGGGGATTTACATAGTGCTATTGCACTGGAAAATGCGACAGTTCTCAAAGAAGAATTGAAAAAGCACGGGCTTAAGGTTAGTGGCAAAAAAGATGAACTGGTACAACGCCTAATGTCTGAAGTAAAACAGGAAGAACTTAATTCCCGTTTCGCAAAAAGAACATACCAGCTAACCGACCTCGGAAAGCTGGCACTTGAAGAAGAAGGTTATGTGCCATATATACATCGACATACTCTTGAAGATCTGGATATATGGTCACTCAACAGAATAATACATGACCCGCCCTACATGCCCTATCGGGATAAAATCTGGGGCTACCTCAACAAACGCGGCATGGAGCATTTCGCGGGCCATAACTTTGGCCTATACAGAAACTGCAGACACAGCATGTCAACTTTTTTAATGGAAGAAAACAAGATTAGGGACGCATTGGGTATGTTGTCGGAAGTTGTGTTCTACGACTTGAGCGGACTAAGCAATAACTATGATCCCCAGTTTCTTGATATATACGCTCAGAGCTTTTTCCCGTATAAGGACTCCATTGTTACAATGGCACCGGGTATAACCAGCGCGGTTATTCATTGTCAGAAAGAACTTAATATGTCGGACGAAGAACTTAAAACAGCAATGCTTGAGCGGATGAATCGCTTAAGCGCTCCGTTACATCTTTTTACGCCTGAAGAATGTGTGGACGTTGTTTTAATGGAAAGCCGCGAAGATACTGAAGCTCTGACCAAAATATATGCCAAAGCAAAACGGCGCTTCAAGCAAAAATACCCGAACATTAAGTGTTGA
- a CDS encoding recombinase family protein — translation MVQRHMPIGYRLVDGKIQLDEHKAAVVKRIFSDYLSGASTSALAKQLTELGFPNANNKASWNHGSIGKILENVKYLGDEFYPQMIEAELFGRVQQRRQERCDQLGRSLQPNSVNRQYPFTGRLRCGECGEVYRKYVEHSGKASEKSLWKCKKYIYKNRVHCRCGFLSDEQIKEAFLDVINRLLARPQVLDRAPWKEPIANNREFNNLDQQIKELEAEGRYSSKELPALIFNRAKALYKTARINDAEYNTEKMKQMFSGKQLLVEFDEELFDTVVKQITVHADHQLVFEFINGLAMETGY, via the coding sequence ATGGTGCAAAGGCATATGCCCATAGGATATAGGCTGGTGGACGGCAAAATACAGCTTGACGAACACAAGGCGGCTGTTGTGAAAAGGATATTTTCAGACTATCTGTCCGGTGCCTCCACCTCCGCCCTCGCGAAGCAACTCACTGAACTGGGCTTCCCCAACGCCAACAACAAAGCCTCCTGGAACCATGGCTCCATCGGCAAGATACTGGAAAATGTCAAATATCTTGGGGATGAGTTCTATCCGCAAATGATTGAAGCCGAGCTGTTCGGGCGGGTGCAACAGCGCCGGCAAGAACGCTGTGACCAGCTGGGGCGAAGCCTCCAGCCTAACAGTGTGAACCGGCAATACCCATTCACGGGAAGGCTCCGCTGCGGAGAATGCGGCGAGGTTTACCGCAAATACGTTGAGCATAGCGGCAAGGCATCCGAGAAGTCCCTCTGGAAATGTAAGAAATATATTTACAAGAACCGTGTACACTGCCGGTGTGGATTTCTATCAGATGAGCAGATAAAGGAAGCCTTCCTTGATGTGATAAACCGGCTTCTGGCAAGACCTCAAGTGCTCGACCGGGCACCATGGAAAGAGCCAATTGCAAATAATAGAGAGTTTAATAACCTGGATCAACAAATCAAAGAGCTGGAAGCGGAAGGACGGTATTCGTCCAAAGAGCTTCCGGCTCTTATTTTTAACAGGGCAAAAGCCCTATATAAAACAGCGCGAATCAATGATGCCGAATACAACACCGAGAAGATGAAGCAAATGTTTTCAGGCAAACAGCTTCTTGTGGAGTTTGATGAGGAACTGTTTGATACCGTGGTAAAGCAAATCACGGTCCACGCCGACCATCAGCTGGTGTTTGAATTTATAAACGGCCTGGCCATGGAAACCGGATACTAA